One part of the Marinobacterium rhizophilum genome encodes these proteins:
- a CDS encoding class I SAM-dependent rRNA methyltransferase has product MSLKRLCLKTGAEKRLRGGHLWIYSNEVDNQKTPIKSFTAGEQVVVESDRGKVLGIAYVNPNTLICGRLVSRDLDYKLDTSLLVHRLNVALSLREMCFSEPCYRLVYGDSDGLSGLVIDRFHDIFVVQVSTAGMEAVIDDIVAALNKVFKPEAILLRNDGKMREMEGLETYVEVVQGEIPELCPLIENGVSLLAPLQRGQKTGWFYDHRANRARMQQLVKGKRVLDLFSYVGGWGVQALAAGAEMASCVDASHFALDVARENARLNGKEDRFDPLHGDAFDICKALVAEKERYDVVIVDPPGFIQKKKDIRNGERAYARINNFAMRLLSREGVLVSASCSMHLQRESLVDIIRSNSRELDRNSQIFEQGHQGADHPLHPAIPETDYLKALFVRVLPVS; this is encoded by the coding sequence ATGTCACTGAAACGCTTATGCCTTAAAACGGGTGCCGAGAAACGCCTGCGTGGTGGTCATCTCTGGATCTACAGCAATGAGGTTGATAATCAGAAGACCCCGATCAAGAGCTTCACCGCCGGCGAGCAGGTGGTGGTTGAGTCTGATCGCGGCAAGGTGCTCGGCATTGCCTACGTTAACCCGAATACCCTGATCTGCGGCCGCCTGGTCAGCCGCGACCTGGATTACAAGCTGGATACCTCGCTGCTGGTGCATCGCCTGAACGTGGCGCTGTCGCTGCGCGAGATGTGCTTCAGTGAACCCTGCTACCGCCTGGTGTACGGTGATTCCGATGGCCTGTCGGGCCTGGTGATCGATCGCTTCCACGATATTTTCGTGGTGCAGGTCTCGACCGCCGGCATGGAAGCGGTCATCGACGACATCGTCGCGGCGCTGAACAAGGTCTTCAAACCCGAAGCGATCCTGCTGCGCAACGATGGCAAGATGCGTGAAATGGAAGGCCTCGAAACCTACGTCGAAGTGGTGCAGGGCGAGATTCCGGAGCTTTGCCCGCTAATCGAAAACGGTGTGTCCTTGCTGGCGCCGCTGCAGCGTGGCCAGAAAACCGGCTGGTTCTACGACCACCGCGCCAACCGTGCCCGCATGCAGCAGCTGGTGAAGGGCAAGCGCGTACTGGACCTGTTCAGCTACGTCGGTGGCTGGGGTGTACAGGCGCTGGCGGCCGGGGCCGAGATGGCCAGCTGCGTGGATGCATCCCACTTTGCGCTGGATGTGGCACGGGAAAACGCCCGTCTCAACGGCAAGGAAGACCGCTTTGATCCGCTGCACGGCGATGCCTTTGATATTTGCAAGGCGCTGGTGGCCGAGAAAGAACGCTACGATGTGGTGATCGTTGATCCGCCCGGGTTTATCCAGAAGAAGAAGGATATTCGCAATGGCGAGCGCGCCTATGCCCGCATCAACAATTTCGCCATGCGCCTGCTGAGCCGTGAGGGCGTGCTGGTGTCCGCGTCCTGCTCCATGCACCTGCAGCGCGAAAGCCTGGTGGATATCATTCGCAGCAACAGCCGCGAGCTCGACCGTAACTCGCAAATTTTTGAACAGGGTCACCAGGGTGCGGATCACCCGCTGCACCCGGCAATTCCGGAAACGGATTACCTGAAAGCCCTGTTCGTGAGGGTACTGCCGGTCAGCTGA
- a CDS encoding NADP(H)-dependent aldo-keto reductase gives MQYKMLGGSDLRVSRIALGTMTFGSQNTEAEAWEQLDYALTQGVNLLDTAEMYPVPTSPDYQGASEAIIGRWMRARGTRDQLVLATKVTGPGDLCSYIRPNVGLSAACIREAIDASLERLQTDYVDLYQLHWPERQSNFFGQLGYVPGDRADDGVPMEETLQALKVLVDEGRVRYVGLSNETAWGTMEFLRLADKLGLPRVVSVQNPYSLLNRSLEVGLAEAMLREQVDLLAYSPLAFGVLSGKYLDGARPDGSRLKLYPNYQRYLTDQGQAATAAYVALAAQAGLDPSQMALAYVNSRPFLGSNIIGASRMDQLRSNIASVDLTLGDDVLAQIEAIHARYTYPCP, from the coding sequence ATGCAGTACAAAATGCTCGGTGGCAGCGACCTCAGGGTCAGCCGTATTGCGCTGGGAACCATGACGTTCGGCAGCCAGAATACCGAGGCTGAGGCCTGGGAGCAGCTGGATTATGCCCTGACCCAGGGCGTCAACTTGCTGGATACGGCGGAAATGTATCCAGTGCCCACATCGCCTGACTATCAAGGGGCCAGCGAGGCGATCATCGGTCGCTGGATGCGCGCGCGGGGCACCCGTGATCAACTGGTGCTGGCCACCAAGGTAACCGGTCCTGGCGATCTGTGCAGCTACATTCGCCCGAACGTGGGATTGAGTGCCGCCTGCATCAGGGAGGCCATTGATGCCAGTCTTGAGCGCTTGCAGACTGACTATGTTGACCTGTACCAGCTGCACTGGCCTGAACGCCAGAGTAATTTCTTCGGCCAGCTGGGCTATGTGCCGGGCGATCGCGCCGATGACGGCGTGCCGATGGAAGAGACGCTGCAGGCACTGAAGGTGCTGGTGGATGAGGGGCGGGTGCGTTATGTCGGGCTGTCGAACGAAACGGCCTGGGGCACCATGGAGTTCCTGCGACTGGCCGACAAGCTGGGTCTGCCGCGGGTGGTTTCGGTACAGAATCCCTACAGCCTGCTCAATCGCAGCCTGGAAGTGGGCCTGGCCGAGGCCATGCTGCGCGAACAGGTCGACCTGCTGGCCTATTCGCCACTGGCGTTCGGCGTGCTTAGCGGCAAGTATCTGGATGGCGCCAGGCCGGATGGCTCGCGCCTCAAGCTGTACCCCAACTACCAGCGCTACCTGACCGACCAGGGCCAGGCCGCGACCGCCGCCTACGTTGCGCTGGCAGCGCAGGCGGGGCTTGATCCGTCACAGATGGCGCTGGCCTACGTCAACAGTCGGCCTTTCCTTGGCAGCAATATCATCGGAGCATCCAGAATGGATCAGTTGCGCAGCAACATTGCGTCCGTGGATCTGACCCTGGGCGACGATGTGCTGGCGCAGATCGAAGCCATTCACGCCCGTTATACCTATCCCTGCCCCTGA
- a CDS encoding HAD family hydrolase, producing the protein MSLAIFDLDNTLLNGDSDHAWGEFLCTQGIVDPAEYKQANDHFYQQYKTGTMDIFEFLEFALRPLAQHSLQQLQQWHSLFMQQCVQPMMLPKALQLLADHRARGDFLLIITATNHFVTSPIARQLGVDALLATDPQMVDGRYTGKVAGTPCFREGKVERLHRWLQEHEHTLEGSYFYSDSQNDLPLLELVDNPVAVDADEILTRTATERGWPVISLRD; encoded by the coding sequence TTGAGCCTGGCCATTTTCGATCTGGACAATACCCTGTTAAACGGCGATAGCGACCATGCCTGGGGCGAGTTCCTGTGCACCCAGGGCATCGTCGACCCCGCCGAGTACAAGCAGGCCAACGACCACTTCTACCAGCAGTACAAGACCGGCACCATGGATATCTTCGAATTCCTGGAATTTGCCTTGCGCCCGCTGGCCCAGCATTCGCTACAGCAACTGCAGCAATGGCACAGCCTGTTCATGCAGCAGTGCGTCCAGCCAATGATGCTACCCAAGGCGCTGCAATTGCTGGCAGACCATCGCGCCCGCGGCGACTTTCTGCTGATCATCACCGCCACCAACCATTTCGTGACATCGCCCATCGCCCGCCAGCTGGGTGTGGATGCGCTTCTGGCCACCGATCCGCAAATGGTTGACGGGCGTTACACCGGCAAGGTCGCGGGCACGCCCTGCTTTCGTGAAGGCAAGGTAGAGCGCCTGCACCGCTGGCTGCAGGAGCATGAGCATACGCTGGAAGGCAGCTATTTCTACAGTGACTCACAAAACGATTTGCCGCTGCTCGAACTGGTCGATAACCCGGTGGCGGTGGATGCCGATGAGATATTGACGCGCACCGCGACAGAGCGCGGCTGGCCGGTGATCAGCCTGAGGGATTGA
- a CDS encoding RNA pyrophosphohydrolase — protein sequence MIDSDGFRPNVGIILANSLGQVLWARRIGQDAWQFPQGGIQDDESPDEAMFRELHEEIGLRASDVEIVAVTRGWLRYRLPKRMIRRNSHPVCVGQKQKWFLLRMLSEDQAVTIDHTSSPEFDGWRWVSYWYPLGQVVSFKREVYRKAMRELSPKLARVVAQQRK from the coding sequence GTGATTGATTCAGACGGGTTCAGACCGAATGTCGGCATCATTCTGGCGAACTCGCTGGGTCAGGTCCTTTGGGCCAGACGGATAGGACAGGATGCCTGGCAGTTTCCCCAGGGCGGGATTCAGGATGACGAATCCCCCGATGAGGCGATGTTCCGTGAGCTTCACGAGGAAATCGGACTGCGGGCCAGCGATGTCGAGATCGTTGCTGTCACGCGCGGCTGGCTGCGCTACCGTCTGCCCAAACGAATGATCCGGCGCAATTCCCATCCGGTCTGTGTCGGCCAGAAGCAGAAGTGGTTTCTGCTGCGCATGCTCAGCGAAGACCAGGCGGTGACCATTGACCACACCAGTTCGCCGGAATTTGATGGCTGGCGCTGGGTGAGTTACTGGTACCCCCTGGGGCAGGTGGTGTCGTTCAAGCGTGAAGTGTACCGAAAGGCGATGAGGGAACTGTCGCCCAAGCTGGCGCGGGTCGTCGCCCAGCAACGAAAATAA
- the ptsP gene encoding phosphoenolpyruvate--protein phosphotransferase has product MLETLRKIVQEVSAAPDLESVLDLIVRRIQRAMRTQMCSVYLFNTKKQRYILMATQGLNKDAVGAVSLSASEGIVGLVGQRAEPINLEDAAKHPAFIYLPGTGEERFHSFLGVPIIHQRDVLGVLVVQQKERRRFDENEEAFLVTVSAQLAGVIAHAEATGSIQDVSGSRRGAVIESRFEGVSAAPGVAVGPAVVMAPPADLNAVPDKPAADIEAEIQLFVRALESVRHDIRVVGRTLSKRLRTEEQALFDVYLRMLDDNALAGEVVEKIRLGNWAQGSLRDVIKSHIREFDAMDDPYLRERATDIRDLGRRVLAYMQEAAPAQIDYPDNTILVADELTPAMLGEVPTEKLAGLVSVHGSGNSHAAILARSLGIPTAMGVLDLPYTQIEARTLILDGYNGRVYVNPSDEILQVYRDIMREDREVAAGLEQLRDKCAETSDGYRMPLWANTGLDIDVTRALDRGAEGIGLYRTEIPFMIRDFFPSEQEQMQTYRSQLAAFAPSPVTMRTLDIGGDKALPYFPIKEENPFLGWRGIRVTLDHPEIFLVQVRAMLRANEGLGNLRIMLPMVTSVHEVDEANRMIDRAVNELREEGHVTERPPVGVMVEVPAAVYQVRRFARRVEFISVGSNDLTQYLLAVDRNNPRVAGLYAPYHPSVLRALEYIAEEAHKENVQVSICGEMASDPCGAILLMAMGYDVLSMNSTNIPRVKSAIRGITHVRARGLLSQVRGMDDAEEIHMLLRTTLQELGLGQLSRPTIPR; this is encoded by the coding sequence ATGCTCGAAACACTGCGCAAGATCGTGCAGGAGGTCAGTGCAGCACCGGATCTTGAGTCGGTGCTTGATCTCATCGTGCGCAGAATACAGCGTGCCATGCGTACACAGATGTGCTCGGTGTACCTGTTCAATACCAAAAAGCAGCGTTACATCCTGATGGCCACCCAGGGCCTGAACAAGGATGCCGTGGGTGCGGTCAGCCTGTCAGCCTCCGAAGGCATCGTCGGACTGGTAGGGCAGCGTGCCGAACCGATCAATCTTGAAGACGCAGCCAAGCACCCGGCATTTATTTACCTGCCGGGTACCGGTGAAGAGCGTTTTCACTCCTTTCTGGGTGTTCCCATTATTCACCAGCGCGATGTGCTGGGTGTGCTGGTCGTGCAGCAAAAGGAGCGCCGGCGCTTCGACGAGAACGAAGAGGCGTTTCTGGTGACCGTTTCGGCTCAGCTGGCCGGTGTTATCGCCCATGCGGAGGCAACGGGTTCCATCCAGGATGTCAGTGGCAGCCGCCGTGGCGCGGTGATCGAAAGCCGGTTCGAAGGCGTTTCAGCCGCGCCGGGTGTCGCTGTTGGTCCTGCGGTCGTTATGGCGCCTCCGGCGGATCTGAATGCGGTACCGGACAAGCCGGCTGCTGATATCGAGGCGGAAATTCAACTTTTCGTGCGTGCGCTGGAGTCTGTACGGCACGATATCCGGGTGGTGGGGCGCACACTGTCCAAGCGGCTGCGTACCGAGGAACAGGCGCTGTTTGATGTGTACCTGCGCATGCTCGACGACAATGCCCTGGCGGGCGAAGTGGTGGAGAAAATTCGCCTGGGCAACTGGGCCCAGGGCTCTCTGCGGGATGTGATCAAGTCACATATCCGAGAGTTCGATGCCATGGACGACCCTTACCTGCGCGAGCGGGCAACCGATATTCGAGACCTGGGGCGGCGGGTACTGGCCTACATGCAGGAAGCGGCCCCCGCGCAGATCGACTATCCCGACAATACGATACTGGTGGCTGACGAACTGACGCCGGCGATGCTGGGCGAGGTGCCTACCGAAAAGCTGGCGGGTCTGGTGTCGGTCCATGGTTCCGGTAACTCCCATGCCGCCATTCTGGCGCGTTCGCTGGGCATTCCAACCGCCATGGGGGTGTTGGATCTGCCCTATACCCAGATAGAGGCACGCACACTCATTCTGGATGGCTATAACGGCCGGGTGTATGTGAACCCGTCGGACGAAATTCTGCAGGTGTATCGGGACATCATGCGGGAGGACCGCGAGGTTGCCGCCGGTCTTGAACAGTTGCGCGACAAGTGTGCTGAAACCTCCGATGGCTATCGCATGCCGCTGTGGGCCAATACCGGGCTGGATATCGACGTGACCCGGGCGCTGGATCGCGGTGCCGAGGGCATTGGCCTCTACCGTACCGAGATCCCGTTTATGATCCGGGACTTTTTCCCCAGCGAACAGGAGCAGATGCAGACCTACCGTTCGCAGCTGGCAGCCTTCGCGCCGAGCCCGGTCACCATGCGTACGCTGGATATCGGTGGTGACAAGGCGCTGCCGTATTTTCCGATCAAGGAGGAAAACCCCTTTCTGGGCTGGCGCGGCATCCGCGTGACACTGGACCATCCGGAAATTTTCCTGGTTCAGGTGCGGGCCATGCTGCGCGCCAACGAGGGGCTGGGCAACTTGCGCATTATGCTGCCCATGGTGACCAGCGTACATGAGGTGGACGAAGCCAACCGCATGATCGACCGTGCAGTGAATGAACTGCGCGAGGAGGGGCATGTTACCGAACGCCCGCCGGTGGGCGTGATGGTGGAAGTACCGGCGGCGGTATACCAGGTGCGTCGCTTCGCGCGCAGGGTCGAATTTATCTCCGTGGGCTCCAATGACCTGACCCAGTACCTGCTGGCGGTGGATCGTAACAACCCCCGGGTGGCGGGTCTTTACGCCCCCTACCACCCCTCGGTATTGCGGGCGCTGGAATATATCGCGGAGGAGGCGCACAAGGAAAACGTGCAGGTGTCGATCTGTGGTGAAATGGCCTCGGATCCCTGTGGCGCCATCCTGCTGATGGCCATGGGCTATGACGTCCTGTCGATGAACTCCACCAACATTCCGCGGGTGAAGTCTGCGATTCGCGGTATTACTCATGTGCGCGCCCGCGGCCTGCTCAGCCAGGTGCGAGGCATGGATGACGCCGAGGAAATTCACATGCTGTTGCGCACGACCCTGCAGGAACTGGGGCTGGGCCAGCTGTCGCGGCCGACCATTCCCAGGTAG
- a CDS encoding NRDE family protein, translating into MCLITFAYQSHPDYNLILVANRDEAYERATLDAAPWRQDTGLVAGQDLEQGGTWLGIHRSGRLGAVTNHRDGRTSANKALRSRGHLTRDFLLSREPAASTSQRYAEQGEEYGGFNLLLGDREGLYYLSNRGRTPERLTPGIYGLSNALLDSPWPKLLQARNALDAALGSINADQDMPPLAARLTEVLACHDLAPDDQLPDTGISRELERKLSSCFIQLPQYGTRATTVILQDYQGNSCFYEQSFDAAGPTAARHYSLQLPLIGGDP; encoded by the coding sequence ATGTGCCTGATCACCTTCGCGTACCAGAGCCACCCCGACTACAACCTGATACTTGTTGCCAACCGCGACGAGGCCTATGAGCGTGCGACCCTGGATGCCGCCCCCTGGCGACAGGACACCGGCCTGGTTGCCGGCCAGGATCTGGAACAGGGCGGCACCTGGCTCGGCATTCACCGCAGCGGCCGGCTTGGCGCGGTCACAAACCATCGCGATGGCCGCACCAGCGCGAACAAGGCACTGCGCTCGCGCGGCCACCTGACGCGGGACTTCCTGCTGTCACGGGAACCGGCCGCAAGCACCAGCCAGCGCTATGCCGAACAGGGGGAGGAATACGGGGGATTCAATCTGCTACTGGGGGACCGCGAGGGACTGTACTACCTGTCGAACCGGGGCCGAACGCCCGAGCGGCTCACGCCTGGGATCTACGGCCTGAGCAATGCATTGCTGGACAGCCCCTGGCCCAAGCTGCTGCAGGCGCGCAATGCGCTCGATGCCGCCCTTGGCAGCATCAATGCAGACCAGGATATGCCACCACTGGCGGCACGGCTGACGGAAGTACTGGCCTGTCACGACCTGGCGCCGGATGACCAGTTGCCCGATACCGGCATCAGCCGGGAGCTCGAAAGAAAATTGTCATCCTGCTTTATCCAGCTACCGCAATACGGGACCCGGGCCACCACGGTGATCCTGCAGGACTACCAGGGTAACAGCTGTTTCTACGAGCAAAGCTTCGATGCCGCAGGGCCCACCGCCGCTCGCCACTACAGCCTGCAACTGCCACTGATCGGCGGCGATCCATAA
- a CDS encoding sulfite exporter TauE/SafE family protein has translation MLLTLLMYLALGAAAGVTAGLFGIGGGLLIVPVLVFSFGAQGISPEILTHMAVATSLATIVVTSISSIRAHHKRGAVRWDLFRPLSLGIVLGAFLGVKTAGQLPGNILQMMIGSFALLVSLQMAFGARPADSPGAAPKPGGLGVAGGLIGWASALFGIGGGTLTVPFLSWRHVRMQQAVATSAACGLPIAVIGALSNVLEGWGHPAQVDWSLGYVYLPAFVGIVLTSPFFAGIGARLAHHLPAPVLRRVFAAFLALVGLRFLLGNLF, from the coding sequence ATGCTGTTGACCCTATTGATGTATCTGGCACTGGGTGCCGCGGCGGGTGTGACGGCCGGACTCTTTGGTATTGGCGGTGGCTTGCTGATCGTGCCGGTACTGGTTTTTTCTTTCGGTGCCCAGGGAATTTCCCCCGAGATTCTCACTCACATGGCGGTCGCAACATCGCTGGCGACCATCGTGGTCACATCCATCAGCTCCATAAGGGCGCATCACAAGCGTGGTGCCGTGCGCTGGGACCTGTTCCGTCCGCTGAGTCTGGGCATTGTGCTGGGGGCTTTCCTGGGAGTGAAAACCGCAGGGCAGTTGCCGGGGAACATATTGCAAATGATGATCGGCAGCTTTGCGCTGCTGGTTTCCCTGCAGATGGCATTTGGCGCCAGGCCTGCGGACAGCCCGGGCGCGGCGCCAAAGCCTGGCGGGCTGGGTGTTGCCGGTGGTCTGATAGGCTGGGCGTCGGCGCTGTTTGGCATCGGTGGTGGGACGCTCACCGTGCCCTTTCTGAGCTGGCGGCATGTGCGCATGCAGCAGGCCGTGGCGACATCGGCCGCCTGTGGCTTGCCAATTGCCGTGATCGGGGCTCTCAGTAATGTGCTTGAGGGCTGGGGGCATCCTGCGCAGGTGGACTGGAGCCTGGGTTATGTCTATCTGCCGGCGTTTGTCGGTATTGTGCTCACCAGTCCCTTCTTCGCAGGTATCGGTGCGCGTCTGGCGCACCATTTGCCGGCACCGGTGTTGCGGCGTGTGTTTGCGGCCTTTCTCGCCCTGGTGGGCTTGCGTTTTCTGCTCGGCAATCTGTTTTGA
- the lgt gene encoding prolipoprotein diacylglyceryl transferase, protein MWVHDIDPIALDLGFLQIHWYGLMYLVGFAAAWWLGVQRARRAGSGWTEQQVSDLIFWGAVGVVLGGRAGYVLFYQFDYFLANPLWLFHVWEGGMSFHGGLIGVLVALWVFGRKQGKTFFEMGDFTAPLIPIGLGAGRVGNFIGGELWGRATDLPWGVVFPRAGDGVARHPSQLYEFALEGVLMFALLWWFSARPRPRMAVSGLFLLLYGSFRSLIELVRQPDEQLGFLAFDWLTMGQLLSVPMVLAGALLMLLAYRRKVSA, encoded by the coding sequence ATGTGGGTACATGATATCGACCCGATCGCGCTGGATCTGGGTTTTCTGCAGATACACTGGTATGGCCTGATGTATCTGGTGGGCTTTGCTGCCGCCTGGTGGCTCGGCGTACAGCGAGCCAGGCGGGCGGGTTCCGGCTGGACCGAGCAGCAGGTCTCCGATCTGATTTTCTGGGGAGCGGTGGGCGTGGTGCTCGGCGGACGGGCCGGCTATGTGCTGTTTTACCAGTTCGACTACTTCCTGGCGAACCCGCTGTGGCTGTTCCACGTCTGGGAAGGTGGCATGTCCTTCCATGGTGGGCTGATTGGCGTGCTGGTGGCGCTGTGGGTCTTCGGTCGCAAGCAGGGCAAGACCTTTTTCGAGATGGGGGATTTCACCGCACCGCTGATACCCATTGGGCTCGGGGCGGGGCGGGTCGGCAACTTCATTGGCGGTGAGCTCTGGGGGCGGGCAACCGACCTGCCCTGGGGCGTGGTGTTTCCCCGCGCCGGGGACGGGGTGGCGCGGCATCCATCCCAGCTGTACGAGTTTGCCCTGGAAGGGGTGCTGATGTTCGCGCTGCTGTGGTGGTTCTCGGCCAGGCCGCGGCCGCGCATGGCGGTGTCGGGGCTGTTCCTCCTCCTGTATGGCAGTTTCCGCTCACTCATCGAGCTGGTGCGCCAGCCCGATGAACAGCTGGGCTTTCTGGCGTTTGACTGGCTGACCATGGGGCAGCTGCTGTCTGTACCCATGGTGCTGGCAGGGGCCTTGTTGATGCTGCTGGCCTACCGGCGTAAAGTTAGCGCCTGA
- a CDS encoding thymidylate synthase gives MQQYLDLMRDIKANGCDKGDRTGTGTRSLFGRQLRFDLSQGFPLLTTKRVHIKSVVYELLWFLAGSTDNNWLKERGVSIWNEWALDNGDLGPIYGKQWRSWSCPDGRTLDQISDLVTQIRRNPNSRRLIVSGWNPADLPDESLSPQQNVENGKAALPPCHTLFQFYVANGKLSCQLYQRSADYFLGVPFNIASYALLTHMLAQQCDLEVGDFVHTFGDLHLYQNHLNNPAIVDEQLSRTPGALPALRILRKPASLFDYAFEDFEFAGYEPQPGIKAPIAI, from the coding sequence ATGCAGCAGTATCTGGACCTGATGCGCGATATAAAGGCCAACGGTTGTGACAAGGGTGACCGCACCGGCACCGGAACCCGTTCCCTGTTTGGTCGTCAGTTGCGCTTCGACCTGTCGCAGGGGTTTCCGTTGCTGACCACCAAGCGAGTGCACATCAAGTCAGTGGTGTACGAGTTGCTGTGGTTCCTGGCCGGCAGTACCGACAACAACTGGCTGAAAGAGCGCGGCGTCAGCATCTGGAACGAATGGGCGCTGGACAATGGTGACCTGGGGCCTATTTATGGCAAGCAGTGGCGCTCCTGGAGCTGCCCTGATGGTCGCACCCTGGACCAGATTTCCGACCTGGTGACGCAGATCCGGCGCAATCCCAACTCGCGCCGCCTGATCGTCAGCGGCTGGAATCCGGCGGACCTGCCGGATGAAAGTCTGAGTCCTCAGCAGAATGTGGAAAATGGCAAGGCCGCCTTGCCGCCCTGTCATACCCTGTTCCAGTTCTATGTCGCCAATGGCAAGCTCAGTTGCCAGCTATACCAGCGCAGTGCGGATTACTTCCTCGGTGTGCCGTTCAATATCGCTTCCTACGCACTGCTTACCCATATGCTGGCGCAGCAGTGTGACCTGGAAGTGGGTGACTTTGTGCATACCTTCGGTGACTTGCACCTGTACCAGAATCATCTGAATAACCCGGCCATTGTGGATGAGCAGCTGTCCCGTACGCCGGGCGCGTTGCCAGCACTGCGTATCCTGCGCAAGCCTGCTTCACTGTTTGACTATGCCTTTGAGGACTTCGAGTTTGCCGGCTACGAGCCGCAGCCGGGTATCAAGGCACCGATTGCTATTTGA
- a CDS encoding dihydrofolate reductase, producing MKLAIIVAKARNGVIGVDNKLPWHLPADLKYFKQVTFGKPVIMGRLTFESIGRPLPGRANIVVTRNPDWSHAGVQAAASLEEAIDLAQAHCDVGGADEAMVIGGAQIYAQAMTLVQRIYLTEVQADIDGDARFPALDQDQWREVERADFAAQDPNPYDYSLRVLERA from the coding sequence ATGAAGCTCGCAATTATCGTGGCGAAGGCCCGTAACGGCGTTATCGGCGTCGACAACAAGCTGCCCTGGCATCTGCCGGCGGATCTGAAGTATTTCAAGCAGGTCACGTTCGGCAAGCCGGTGATCATGGGGCGGCTGACGTTCGAGTCCATCGGTCGACCGCTGCCGGGGCGTGCCAATATTGTGGTCACACGCAACCCTGACTGGTCCCATGCCGGGGTTCAGGCGGCTGCATCGCTGGAGGAGGCGATCGACCTGGCTCAGGCGCATTGTGACGTCGGCGGTGCCGACGAGGCGATGGTGATCGGGGGGGCGCAGATTTATGCCCAGGCGATGACGCTGGTGCAACGTATCTACCTGACCGAAGTGCAGGCCGATATTGACGGGGATGCTCGCTTCCCGGCGCTGGATCAGGATCAGTGGCGGGAGGTCGAGCGTGCGGATTTTGCAGCCCAGGATCCCAATCCGTATGACTACAGCCTCCGGGTACTGGAGCGCGCCTGA
- the birA gene encoding bifunctional biotin--[acetyl-CoA-carboxylase] ligase/biotin operon repressor BirA gives MTTRSLLSILADGLFHSGQELGEQLKVSRSAIWKQMRKLEELGIEIYSVKGRGYRLPGGLDLLNAEAFVAALDADVAARLGELQFDLSIPSTNLLAMQQLQQRPGHGRLYVAEQQTAGRGRRGRVWVSPFARNLYFSLVWRFPQGAASLEGLSLAVGLGLARGLARLGLEGVELKWPNDLLWQGRKLAGVLLEVSGEASGDCQVVTGIGLNIAMPDDLAVDIDQPWIDLQQICGTVPSRTLVLAALVNELVPVLAAFAESGFEPLVEEWKALDACRDQRVSLNLGLNAVEGICRGVSGSGALVLETEAGLESFHGGEVSLRRLS, from the coding sequence ATGACGACCCGATCGTTGTTGTCTATCCTGGCCGATGGCCTTTTCCACTCCGGGCAGGAGCTGGGGGAGCAGCTGAAAGTCAGTCGTAGTGCGATCTGGAAACAGATGCGCAAGCTCGAGGAGCTTGGCATCGAGATCTACAGTGTAAAGGGGCGCGGCTACCGCCTGCCCGGTGGGCTGGACCTGCTGAATGCCGAGGCCTTTGTGGCCGCGCTGGACGCGGATGTGGCGGCCAGGCTGGGGGAGCTGCAGTTTGACCTGTCAATTCCCTCCACCAACCTGCTGGCGATGCAGCAGCTGCAGCAGCGTCCCGGTCATGGCCGACTCTATGTGGCCGAGCAGCAGACCGCCGGGCGCGGCCGGCGTGGTCGGGTCTGGGTCAGTCCCTTTGCACGCAACCTGTATTTCTCGCTGGTATGGCGCTTCCCCCAGGGGGCGGCCTCCCTCGAAGGCTTGAGCCTGGCGGTCGGGTTGGGGCTGGCCCGCGGCCTGGCGCGTCTCGGGCTGGAGGGGGTTGAGCTGAAATGGCCCAATGACCTGCTGTGGCAGGGGCGCAAACTGGCGGGTGTCTTGCTGGAAGTCAGCGGCGAGGCGTCCGGGGACTGTCAGGTCGTTACCGGTATCGGATTGAATATCGCCATGCCGGATGACCTGGCGGTGGATATCGATCAGCCCTGGATCGATCTGCAGCAGATCTGTGGCACTGTCCCCTCCAGAACCCTGGTGCTGGCGGCGCTGGTGAACGAGCTGGTGCCGGTGCTGGCAGCCTTTGCCGAATCGGGCTTCGAGCCGCTGGTGGAGGAGTGGAAGGCACTGGATGCCTGTCGCGATCAGCGCGTGTCGCTGAACCTGGGCCTCAATGCCGTCGAAGGTATTTGTCGCGGTGTATCTGGCAGTGGTGCCCTGGTACTGGAAACCGAGGCGGGGCTGGAGAGTTTCCATGGCGGTGAAGTGAGTCTCAGGCGTCTGTCATGA